In one Salvelinus sp. IW2-2015 linkage group LG26, ASM291031v2, whole genome shotgun sequence genomic region, the following are encoded:
- the LOC111952275 gene encoding cortexin-1-like, with protein MSDVPTLDYELLLSPGPSLPGAPSSPPLVGGDAEQRTAFAFVGLLMLFLVFLLVRCFRILLDPYSRMPSSSWTEHKEGAERGQFDYALV; from the coding sequence ATGAGTGATGTCCCCACTCTGGACTATGAGCTGCTGCTGTCCCCTGGGCCCTCCCTCCCTGGGGCCCCCAGCAGTCCTCCTCTGGTGGGGGGTGACGCGGAGCAGAGGACGGCCTTTGCCTTCGTGGGGCTCCTCAtgctcttccttgtcttcctgcTGGTGCGCTGCTTCCGCATCCTGCTGGACCCCTACAGCCGCATGCCATCGTCCTCCTGGACCGAACACAAAGAGGGTGCAGAGAGGGGGCAGTTTGACTACGCCCTGGTCtag